One stretch of Miscanthus floridulus cultivar M001 chromosome 18, ASM1932011v1, whole genome shotgun sequence DNA includes these proteins:
- the LOC136523226 gene encoding uncharacterized protein has product MAAANESEQQAAAGAGEPTPPGPATARPPAATLDAQLLMAARRGDSKQLKDLLPLIKDDDEQQSSSVAAGAQDVVVEVDPRPPPHDAVAPLPSSGSSSPPPVPVVLDEDGVTMEGDSLLHVVAACGNTQEYLDCAKILVRNKKRKGGADAARLALEARNRKGDTPLHCAAGAGNASMISFLVDLIANDTTDDEAGAPVKKAFLRMQNECGETALHQAIRAAADNKLKVACIDQLMDVDSELACIPFSHQEEDAGASPLYLAISLGEVEIARHLYSKAKGGKLSYSGPHGRNVLHAAVHRGQALPMILEWLIKDMKPKEDSSTVSLVSRLTSERDKKQKGSTPLHLAASLSGWPGAGFLCTRFPQVWPTEGSVATLLLDANIAMVYQADDEGSYPIHVAAWSNSSVIVILLGRCPDCATLRDGKGRTFLHVAAEEGCHNVVRYVCGKMPQRFSSMILNAQDNNGDTALHGAVRNGNLAVFNCLLRNPRVRLDVTNKDGMTPLDLSWSMTPSAILYYGLVSKYPILFSVRSS; this is encoded by the exons ATGGCAGCCGCTAACGAAAGCGAGCAGCAGGCTGCTGCTGGTGCCGGTGAGCCAACACCACCCGGCCCCGCAACTGCCCGCCCGCCGGCGGCCACGCTTGATGCGCAGCTGTTGATGGCTGCTCGCCGCGGCGACAGCAAACAGCTCAAGGATCTGCTGCCGCTGATCAAGGACGACGACGAGCAGCAAAGCTCGTCCGTGGCGGCGGGAGCACAAGACGTGGTAGTGGAAGTCGATCCTCGACCTCCTCCTCATGATGCTGTTGCACCACTACCCTCCTCTGGATCGTCGTCACCGCCGCCAGTCCCGGTAGTCCTTGATGAGGATGGTGTGACCATGGAAGGGGACTCCCTGCTGCACGTGGTTGCGGCATGCGGCAACACGCAGGAGTACCTCGACTGCGCCAAGATACTGGTCCGCAACAAGAAGCGCAAGGGCGGTGCAGATGCAGCGCGCCTAGCCCTGGAAGCGCGCAACCGCAAGGGCGACACGCCCCTGCACTGCGCCGCCGGTGCTGGGAACGCCAGCATGATCTCTTTCCTCGTTGATCTCATCGCCAACGACACCACCGACGACGAGGCGGGGGCACCGGTGAAGAAGGCGTTCCTGAGGATGCAGAACGAGTGTGGAGAGACCGCGTTGCACCAGGCCATCCGCGCCGCTGCCGACAACAAGCTTAAGGTGGCCTGCATCGACCAGCTGATGGACGTGGATTCGGAGCTGGCCTGCATCCCATTCTCACATCAGGAGGAAGATGCTGGTGCTTCCCCGTTGTACTTGGCTATCTCACTGGGTGAAGTCGAGATTGCGCGGCACCTGTATAGCAAGGCTAAAGGCGGCAAGCTGTCCTATTCCGGACCACATGGCCGTAACGTCTTGCATGCAGCGGTTCATCGTGGCCAAG CGCTGCCTATGATTTTGGAATGGCTCATCAAGGACATGAAGCCTAAAGAAGACAGTAGTACTGTGTCTCTTGTCTCGCGACTGACTAGCGAAAGGGACAAGAAGCAGAAGGGAAGCACCCCTCTTCACTTGGCCGCGTCCTTGTCCGGGTGGCCAGGCGCGGGGTTTCTTTGCACACGGTTTCCCCAAGTTTGGCCGACGGAGGGATCAGTGGCTACACTGCTACTGGATGCTAATATAGCCATGGTATATCAGGCGGACGACGAAGGATCCTACCCCATACACGTCGCTGCATGGTCTAACAGCAGCGTTATCGTGATCCTGCTGGGGAGGTGTCCGGACTGCGCCACCCTGCGAGATGGCAAAGGACGGACGTTCCTCCATGTCGCCGCCGAGGAGGGATGCCACAATGTGGTTCGATATGTCTGTGGAAAAATGCCACAGCGATTTTCATCGATGATTCTGAATGCGCAGGACAACAACGGGGACACTGCGCTGCACGGCGCTGTCCGTAATGGGAACCTTGCCGTCTTCAACTGTTTACTTCGGAATCCACGGGTACGCTTGGACGTGACAAATAAAGACGGGATGACACCACTGGATCTTTCATGGAGTATGACCCCTTCAGCAATTCTTTATTACGGGCTTGTAAGTAAATATCCGATCCTTTTCTCGGTTCGAAGCAGCTAG
- the LOC136523227 gene encoding acetylajmalan esterase-like — MAFPSRAALLFAGVLVVLAAPAAVARAGGGSVCFDRVFSFRDSLTDTGNFLLSVPDDFPDPARNLPYGQTFFGRPSGRYSDGRNLLDFFGNLQLSPCLTCLLPVLAARPRHRSS; from the coding sequence ATGGCATTTCCGTCGCGGGCGGCTCTGCTCTTCGCGGGGGTGCTCGTGGTGttggcggcgccggcggcagtAGCGAGAGCGGGAGGAGGGAGCGTCTGCTTCGACCGGGTGTTCAGTTTCAGGGACTCGCTCACGGATACCGGCAACTTTCTGCTCTCTGTGCCCGACGACTTCCCGGACCCCGCGCGGAACCTCCCCTACGGCCAGACCTTCTTCGGCCGCCCCTCCGGCCGATACTCCGACGGCCGCAACCTGCTCGACTTCTTCGGTAACCTCCAACTGTCTCCTTGCCTTACATGTTTGTTACCAGTGCTTGCTGCTCGTCCTCGCCATCGTTCGTCCTGA